AATTCTAACAGGGTACGTGAACAGCGCATAAAACTAGGTATCACACCTTTGCGTGATTAATCGCCGTGTGTCGTGGTGAGTCTAAGTCTACATTAATACGGACTCGCCAGGTGGGAACTTTGCTGCAACCATGCTCGGCGAAAAACAAAGTTTCGTGTTTTTTTGCCGACACAAGGACTAACGGCCAAGTACTTCGGAAGCGGCGTGTGGTCGTTTCTCGTGGGAGGTATATATCCACACAGTTGGCAACTTTTCCCTATTACCACCAATCCGTTTCGAAGTGCCGACCGATCTATATTTCAGCTTTCGTGTGATGACGTGTAACGTCTGTTTATCTCACAATGCCGCAGGATGCGACAAGTTGgctgtgtttgtttttcttttcgttgataaatattgataataaaaaaaatgccgctctcatcttcccacggggggaagtcgagtaaatgcgtcgcagagtggggtGTGGGGgcgtatcgcgtgaatgttgcgtcaTTGGGTATAGTTTGAAAATACGTAATTGCTGTTACATCTTTATTATTTTTAGTTAATGTATGAAGGAGAACActtgccttcaacgtcaagcgaaatACAAGTAAAGAGCCCTTGACTGAATTCAGAACATGCGAtctagtgcctacatatacggggtgaccagcgaatggttgtgcagcgcatagggtttcctaaaattaactagagaggacactggtgctgcgatcattcagcgaccatgggaattacgggtatgacatggatttgcctagcattcgtgcttgcgggcggcgaatgaACTTGTGGCTTCCTATAATACTGTGTCTTGGCTTTGATTCGAATGAAAGAAGAAACCGTGTTCACTTCGTTACCCAATTTGAAGCGGTAAGCCTAAAATAttgaggtggtgaagcgcaactgctgaacacttgccGATTGtggtttcgtgacaaagcagcttcaagccacaccaAGTCAGAACGAACGTAAAGTAGGAAGCCTAGGCAAATCCACGTCATACTCGTAATTCTCATGCTTGCTGAAGTgtcatgcattgcagctcccacaaacactagcaccagagttccctctaatgtATTTTTTGTAAACTCTACGGTGCAGCGCGagcggccatttttttttactagcaggcgCTATCTACGTCGGCCTTGAGAGgcgagtgtcacagaacgagcgctaaaaaagagcgcgccgccaaatccttgcgacaacgggcggcagaaacgccgcgaggtaaaaagaaaaaaaaagaaagcaaacacccagggctcccgggcgcgcgctctccccgcagaagcacggcttcgcagacgatcctcctcaccccacttcggcggcccagcaagcccgcgatttttccagaacgaagggggcggggccataccgagttgactcaccggccggagagggcattccaactgtctcgccctcttcccagctttcgccgcgtatcgcgccgacgaaatgaccagaaatttctggaaagtcgcgcgcaaggtatttaaccgagcagccgagacgagaaatcaggaggagacggaagtgagcgccagagtgcgtagagagtccgccgtgtagtcggcgaagtttgtggtccgtagggacggctcgagctacaggcaagagtgtgtgtttaccgctatcgagcgaagacccgtggcaaccgctgcgagtgtgaagccgacgtgttccggcgaagaagttgaagttggaagagtggccaattgaagacgggaggtttcctggaagagaacttcgagagctgcggaacgacaacaacgctggactttgagtgagtgattctcggaagagtatcattcagacttttgttccaaggactttggactgaataggttttatatctctttggtctttaagtgtcttggttgttcaatgcatgcgactgcattgtagtgcgtattgttgtctgtgtccgttgtttcaagtgtggttgattgtactgtgtagtacattgtttgtctggtgacgtattgtatgtaactattgtggagtgtgcatacgtgtgtattgtgttttgatctgccgttaatgagaatataattttgtttgtttatcaactctcggctctgtcttgttctttgggccacagccggcgtccgctggcgcaccaataaggaccacttctaaattgtccacgctttcgtggtgcggttcggggggccgatacttcggctcttggaattagcccggcgatcgcctccctaataacgggacaggtgtgacaattaatctggcgtccgcgacaggaccttttggtgcacagtgtgtccaaagtagtgagaaagagcctcgagttgttgatagtgctatcggaacgattttgtgtgttgttcagtgttctcgttaacgagtgcaggggagtgttccgatagactgatttaggcagatactttttgcacgcggcaaggttttagttgcgagttgcgagacacaatggatctcgaaaagttagttgctcttggtgaaaagatgggtctttctggcgccgaactacggaagtgggtcacccagaaggaaaaagaagaaaaagagagagccaaggaagaaaaggcagctgagttggagagagaaaggctggccgctgaaagggcgagagaagaaagagaagcaaaggagcgacagctgaaagaagaaagagaagcggagatggctgaaagggaacggcagcggcagcacgaaattgaactcgagcggctccgtttgcaacagcgaaacgaaactcccgtccaagctagagttgaaagcagcgaacgcgaagatcacggcttccgcttgaacccaagcaagctgctcgtagcgtttgatgaaaggaaggacgacctagacgcgtacctccacagatttgagacgattgcgaggagccagaattggccggaacagcaatgggcaactgctttgagtacctgcttgagtggtgaagcgctcagtgtgtacggtaggctgacgccgaccgatgcggccaactatgcaaaggtgaaagctgctttgttgaagcgatttaggttcactgtggaaggattccgggacagatttcggacaggaaagccagctgatggtgaaacggctacgcagtatgccgcccgactttgccattatttcgacagatggattgaactttcagggacagcacaggagtacgaggagcttagagagctcctaattagagaacaatttcttactagttgccacccaagcctgtcgctgtacttgaaagagaggagagctaagtcacttgaagacatgcttgaattagctgatcaattcttggaagcgcaaggtggcactaatttggccaaagtcaagaaggagggtcccgaggattcgaagaaatcggctcctgaggaaaagaagcatgcaccggagaaaattccgcgatgttttctgtgtaaccgagtgggtcaccgtgctagccactgccgaactaacttcacgagccccacggttgtaaaatgtttcaaatgtggtcagactgggcacaaggcagacgcatgtcgtaacggagcgagtcaaactcaccaggtatcctgtgcacaagtggcgccaaaaaccgttgatgacgtcaccgatggattcgtagagttgaaaaatggggagaaaatccctattgtgggtgctgtattgGCAAAACAACAAACGGGTGCTACGAAGGGAATGCCTGTGATGGCTGGAAAAGTGGCGGGAAGGCGTGTAGACGTTTTAAGAGACACTGGGTGCTCCACTGTAATAGTACGAAGAGACCTAGTCCGCGACGATGAACTCACGGGCCAGACCAGCCTGATTTACACCGTCGACCGTTCGGTCATGAGGCTGCCTGAGGCCAAGGTCAGGATCGAGACGCCCTTCTACAGTGGGATTGTTTCTGCCTTCTGCATGGATGATCCATTGTATGACGTAATCGTGGGGAACATCGAGGGCGCCCGATCGCCGGACCAACCCGAACCACTGGAAGAGGACTCAGAAATCGATCTACCATCGATTGCAAACCCTCACGACCAACCAGCCACGGCCGACGAGGACGTAGTCGCAGTTGCAACCCGAGCACAGACCAAAGCCCAGTCGAAGCCATTCCAGCCCCTCCCTGCACCCAATTCCGCAGAGGACCCGAGCTTCAGCTATGCCGAGGAACAAATCCAGGACGAGTCGTTAAAACCCTGCTTTGCGCAAATCGGCAAGGACCTCAGATGCCGTAATAGTAAATGCGCGATAATGTTCAAGCAGGAAGATGGACTGCTCTACAGGTACTATACGGAGAGGAGTGGTCGGCGGATACGACAGCTCTTGGTGCCGAAGAACCACCGAGAGGCTGTTATGAAGCTAGCCCACGATGGGATAATGGCTGGGCACCTGGGGGCCGAGAAAACCAAGGACAGAATTCAGGAAGAATTCTTCTGGCCCGGTGTCACAGCCGACGTGAAACGGTTCGTGGCATCTTGCGATATCTGCCAGCGAACTGTGCCAAAAGGAAGGGTGCCACACGTGTCACTCGGCCAGTCCCCCGTCATAGACACCCCCTTTAGAAGGGTAGCTATTGATATAGTAGGCCCTATCCGACCTCCATCTGGTCAAGGAAACCGCTATATCCTGACTCTCGTCGATTGCGCCACGCGCTATCCGGAGGCAGTTGCACTACCTGGCATAGAGACCGAACGAGTCGCAGAGGCCCTCGTGGAGATGTTCTCCCGTTTTGGTGTACCGAGGGAAATTCTAAGTGATCGGGGCTCGAATTTCACGTCGGAGTTAATGAAGGAAGTGGCACGACTTCTATCGGTGCGACAACTCCATACCACCCCTTACCACCCAATGGCCAACGGGATGGTGGAaaaatttaatggcaccctgaagactATGCTCAAAAGAATGTGTGCGGAGAAACCAAAAAACTGGGACAGATTCCTCGGTCCGTTGCTGTTCGCGTACAGAGAGGTTCCCCAGGCAAGTCTCGGCTTTTCACCGTTCGAGCTTCTGTACGGCCGACATGTCCGGGGACCCCTGGCGATCTTAAAGGAAGTTTGGACGAACCAGGAGCTGGACGATGAGCTGAAGACAACCTATCAGTACGTATTGGATCTCCGAAATCGTCTAGAAGAGACGTGCCGCCTAGCTCACGAAGAACTCCGAAGGGCGGGAGTACGCTACGCTAAGCACTACAATCGAAAATCAAGGGATAGAGTATTCCAACCAGGAGATAAGGTTCTCATCCTGCTCCCAACTGACAAAAATAAACTCTTGCTGCATTGGAAGGGGCCCTTCGAAGTGCAGGCGAAAATTGGGGACTTCGATTACTCCATAAAGACGCCGGGTGGGCCGAAAATTTTCCATGCCAATTTGCTGAAGAAGTATGCGGAGCGGGAAACGAACCAAGATGCGCCACATCAATGCCAAGCCATCGTAGGGGTTATTGACAATGGAGAGGAACAGGAACTACCGGTGCCGGAGTTCGTGCAGACAGAAGGGATTACTGACGTCAAGATCTGCCCAAGTTTGACGGACCAACAAAAGGAGGAGTTGGAGAAAACCATGAAAGTGCAGTCTAAAATATTTTCGAATGTCCCGGGCAAGACAGATTGGGTGGAGTGCCACCTCGAGACAGTGACGGAGTCCCCAGTCCACGTCAAACAGTACCCGTTACCTTTTGCTACGACTAAAGACATCGAGGCCGAGGTACAGCAAATGAAAACACTGGGCATAATTGAAGTCTCGAAATCGCCCTATAATTCCCCAGTGTTGCTTGTGGACAAACCAGACAAAACCAAGCGGTTTGTAGTCGATTTCCGGCGCCTGAACAACCTCATGATAGCAGATGCAGAGCCCATGCCTAGGGCAGATGCCGTTTTTGCCAGTGCCACAAACAAAAGATACTTCTCTAAGTTAGATTTCGTtaagggctactggcaaatcccaCTCTCCCAGCAGTCGAGACCTAAAACTGCGTTTTCGACAAAATCCGGTCtctaccagttttgctacatgcctTTCGGGATCAAAACGGCACCCGCCGTGTTCGCCCGGCTGATGCGACTAGTCACTGAGGGAATCCCGGGCGTTGAACATTACTACGACGACGTGCTCATAACAAGCACGACCTGGGAGGAACACCTATCCACTCTCAGACAACTCTTCGCTCGAATTCAGGCTGCCGGGTTGACCGTGAGACCGAGCAAGTGTGAGTTGGGAATGAATGAGATTGATTTCCTGGGTCATCACATTGGACAAAACATGCTTGCTCCACTGGGAAAGACTCTTGACAAAATCCAAGCTGCACCCGCCCCAAAAACGAAGCGACAGGTACGCGCTTTTCTCGGGTTGACCAGCTATTACCGGGAGTTCATTCCAAATTATGCCGAGATCAGCGCCCCTCTCACAGAACTGATCAAGAAGGGTGAAAGCAACTTAGTAAAATGGACGACGACACACGAGAAAGCATTTGCGAAACTCAAGGAATGTATCTCGAACCCTCCCGTGCTCCGCCTCCCAGACTTAACCAAGGAATTCATCCTCCGCACCGACGCTTCCGACACCAGCCTTGGGGCTGTGCTCCTGCAGTCACACGAAGGGACCCTCCATCCCATAGCCTACGCCAGTCGCAAACTACTTCCCCGGGAATCATCCTACAGCACCATCGAAAGAGAATGTCTAGCCCTGGTGTGGGGGATACAGAAGTTTAATATTTATCA
The nucleotide sequence above comes from Rhipicephalus microplus isolate Deutch F79 chromosome 2, USDA_Rmic, whole genome shotgun sequence. Encoded proteins:
- the LOC142793249 gene encoding uncharacterized protein LOC142793249, encoding MPVMAGKVAGRRVDVLRDTGCSTVIVRRDLVRDDELTGQTSLIYTVDRSVMRLPEAKVRIETPFYSGIVSAFCMDDPLYDVIVGNIEGARSPDQPEPLEEDSEIDLPSIANPHDQPATADEDVVAVATRAQTKAQSKPFQPLPAPNSAEDPSFSYAEEQIQDESLKPCFAQIGKDLRCRNSKCAIMFKQEDGLLYRYYTERSGRRIRQLLVPKNHREAVMKLAHDGIMAGHLGAEKTKDRIQEEFFWPGVTADVKRFVASCDICQRTVPKGRVPHVSLGQSPVIDTPFRRVAIDIVGPIRPPSGQGNRYILTLVDCATRYPEAVALPGIETERVAEALVEMFSRFGVPREILSDRGSNFTSELMKEVARLLSVRQLHTTPYHPMANGMVEKFNGTLKTMLKRMCAEKPKNWDRFLGPLLFAYREVPQASLGFSPFELLYGRHVRGPLAILKEVWTNQELDDELKTTYQYVLDLRNRLEETCRLAHEELRRAGVRYAKHYNRKSRDRVFQPGDKVLILLPTDKNKLLLHWKGPFEVQAKIGDFDYSIKTPGGPKIFHANLLKKYAERETNQDAPHQCQAIVGVIDNGEEQELPVPEFVQTEGITDVKICPSLTDQQKEELEKTMKVQSKIFSNVPGKTDWVECHLETVTESPVHVKQYPLPFATTKDIEAEVQQMKTLGIIEVSKSPYNSPVLLVDKPDKTKRFVVDFRRLNNLMIADAEPMPRADAVFASATNKRYFSKLDFVKGYWQIPLSQQSRPKTAFSTKSGLYQFCYMPFGIKTAPAVFARLMRLVTEGIPGVEHYYDDVLITSTTWEEHLSTLRQLFARIQAAGLTVRPSKCELGMNEIDFLGHHIGQNMLAPLGKTLDKIQAAPAPKTKRQVRAFLGLTSYYREFIPNYAEISAPLTELIKKGESNLVKWTTTHEKAFAKLKECISNPPVLRLPDLTKEFILRTDASDTSLGAVLLQSHEGTLHPIAYASRKLLPRESSYSTIERECLALVWGIQKFNIYHYGVPFLVQTDHQPLQYIKQAKQLNSRVLRWSLLLQEYQFRVEHIKGSENVGADYLSRV